The Acutalibacter muris genomic sequence AAGGAGTGATGCTATGGCAATTTTCAGAATACGGCACGACAAGGACTACACAGTAATGAGTAATCACCACCTGCGCGACCCAGCGCTCTCCCTCAAAGCAAAGGGACTGCTCTCGCAAATGCTGGCCCTGCCGGATGATTGGGACTATTCCGTCGCGGGGCTGGCCTACATTAACCGCGAGGGCGTAGGGGCTATCCGTTCAGCCATAAACGAGTTGGAACGGGCTGGCTACCTGCAACGAGTACAGGGGCGCGGCAGCGGCGGCAAGCTGGCGAACATCATCTACAATGTCTACGAACAGCCGTTGTGCAAAAAACCGACAACGGATAATCCACTAACGGAAAACAACACGCAACTAAATAAAGATAAACAAAGTAAAGATAAAATAAATATAGATATATCCAAT encodes the following:
- a CDS encoding DUF6017 domain-containing protein codes for the protein MAIFRIRHDKDYTVMSNHHLRDPALSLKAKGLLSQMLALPDDWDYSVAGLAYINREGVGAIRSAINELERAGYLQRVQGRGSGGKLANIIYNVYEQPLCKKPTTDNPLTENNTQLNKDKQSKDKINIDISNPILSREDGIGFETGYASYERLVKENIEYDHLVDVVDKSLLDELVDIIVETVCTQRKVVRIASDDYPEEMVKSKFLKLTAEHIEYVADCFHANTSEVRNINRCCYRMFPSGC